ATGTTCCAGAGTCTACGCACACACTAACCATGCTGTTTTCTGACTATGGTACGCCAGCAAGCTACCTAAATATGGATGGTTCAGGTGTTCACGCTTTCAAATTTGTTGATGATGAAGGCAACGTTAAATACGTGAAATTTACGTGGAAAGCGAACCAACCTATTAAATGCATATTCTCATGCATCGCGATCACCTAATACCATCTAAGCCGATCACCTAATACTATCCATCGCGATCACTCAATACCATCGATGCAGATCACTTTTTGGTCAAAATGGTATTGAGTGATCGGCTTGAATGGTATCGTTCAATTTATACTCATTTTTGTCTATCCAGTAGGTGTTTTTAACCGTTATCCTTTTCATTTTTGATGATGAGAATAACCATGCCAACGGCACCTATTTCAATGCGTAAACTTAAAGAGATTTTAAGACTAAAATACGACTGTAAACTCAGTCATCGAAAGATAGCAAACAGCTTATCTATTTCACCTTCAATTGTTTCTAAATATGCCTGTAAATCAGCAGAGTTAGGTATCACTTGCTGGCCACTTGATGAAAAATGGGATGATCATTCTCTGCAACGAGCATTCTTCAAAACAAAGCCCCGACTAAAAGGCTTTAGTATTCCTGACTGGTTGTTAGTTCAGCAGGAGCTGCGACCCAAAACCATGACGCTATTGCTGCTTTGGCAAGAATACAAAGAGCGACACGAGGAAGGATTTTACAGTTACACCCACTTCTGCCGACAGTACAAGGCATGGCTTAAATGTCAAAAACCGTCCATGCGACAAAACCATAAAGCAGGTGAAAAACTGTTTGTTGATTACTGCGGCCCAACTATGAATATTGTTGATGCTAGTACAGGTGAATACCGTACAGCTCAAGTGTTTGTCGCAGTTATGGGCGCATCTAATTATACGTATGCGGAGGCAACGTATAGCCAAAAGCTAGAAGATTGGGTGATGAGTCATGCTCGTTGTTTTGAGTTTCTTGGTGGTGTGCCAGAGCTGGTAATCCCTGACAACTTAAAAAGTGCGGTAACTAAACCTTGTCGATATGAGCCTGATTTAAATCCAACCTACCAACAATTGGCGACACACTACAATACGGTCATTGTGCCTGCTAGACCTTATAAGCCCAAGGATAAAGCCAAAGCAGAAGTGGGTGTGCAAATTGTCGAACGCTGGATAATGGCACGGCTTCGCAATGAAAGCTTCTTTAGCTTGCGCCAATTAAACCTAAAGATACAAAAACTGCTTGTCGACTTAAACCAGCGGAAAATGAAGAAGCACCCTGGTTCAAGGCTCAGTCAGTTTGAATCCATTGATAAACCTGCTCTCAAACCACTACCCACACAGGCTTACAGTTACACCTTAGTCAAACAAGTAAGCGTGCATATTGATTATCATGTCGAAGTTGAAAAACACTACTACTCAGTACCTCATACCTTGATCAAACAAAAGCTTGAAGCCCATGCCACAGGTCAACTGGTGACACTTTACCATCAGGGTGTTCAAGTAGCCGTTCATCCAAGATCACACCGAGAAGGTGCACACACTACGCTTGATCTACATATGCCAATAGCTCATCAAAAGCAGCAGCAATGGACACCACAACGGTTCGAGCGTTGGGCAGCTAAGTTCGGTGGTTCAACGGAGCAGTTTGTTATGCAATTGATGCAAGCTAAAAAGCATCCAGAACAAAGCTACCGTGCTTGTATGGGGTTATTAAGCCTAGGTAAGAAGTTTACTGACCAACGTCTTGAAGCAGCCTGTCATCGCGCATTAGCCACAGGTGTTACTCGCGTAAAACAAGTAAAAAACATTTTAGAAAAGGGCTTGGATAAGCAACCCTTGCCACAAGCTCAAGGTGATTTACTACAAGATATTGATCATAAAAATATCCGCGGCAACAACTATTACCATTAATCAAAACTAACAAACCAAAGGAAATCTTATGCAAAATATCAATCAACAAGTCAATAACCAGTTAAGTAACTTAAAGCTAAGCGGTATACGTGATGCACTATTGCAGCAATATGAGCAACCCAATCTATACGTAGAACAAAGTTTCGAAGAGCGGCTAAGTTTATTGCTTGAGCATGAAATAACACAGCGTGACCAGCGTAAAATTGATCGCTTAACTCGTCAAGCAAAGTTCAGAGTTGGCGGCACACTGGCTCAACTAAACTATGGCGCAGCACGACAACTCGATAAAACTCAGATCCGTTCATTAGCACAAGGTGAATGGCTTCGCCTTCATCAAAACATCTTGATCACGGGCGCAACGGGGTGTGGCAAAACTTACCTCGCTTGCGCGCTTGGTCAAAACCACTGCCAACAAGGGAGTAGCGTTTATTATTTTAGGCTTAAAGAGCTATTAGAAAAGATGTTCTTAGCGCAAGCCGATGGTAGTTATCGAAAACTGATCAACAAGCTTAGCTCTGCCAATTTACTGATCCTAGATGATTGGGGATTAGAGCCATTAACAGCTCAACAACGCAGTGATTTACTGGAATTAATTGATGCGAGATATGACACAAAATCGACCTTAATTGCCAGCCAATTACCGATAGAAAATTGGTATGAAATGATCGGAGAATCGACACATGCTGATGCGATCCTAGATCGGCTTGTTCACGGAGCAATAAAGTTGGAATTAAAAGGCGAATCGATGCGAAAAAAACTAAATTCCTTGACTGATGGCGATCACTCAAGTTAGATTTTACTAAGGTCTACTGGCAGACAAAAAAGTGATCGGCTTGAATAGTATTGACCGATCGGCTTCATGGTATTACGCATTAAAAACTTCACTGCTGAAGAAGCAATGAAACAGCAAGGTATGGATTTCCAGCCACACACCACTGACGTTTACACTCGCATTGGTGAGAAAGGCGAAACCGCTTCATGGGATTTGTATTTGCAAGAACTTGAGCCAGAGCAGTTAGATGATTTTGACTTCAACCCGTTAGATACCACAAAGATCTGGCCTGAGAAGTTAGTTGCTT
The nucleotide sequence above comes from Alteromonas naphthalenivorans. Encoded proteins:
- the istA gene encoding IS21 family transposase; translated protein: MPTAPISMRKLKEILRLKYDCKLSHRKIANSLSISPSIVSKYACKSAELGITCWPLDEKWDDHSLQRAFFKTKPRLKGFSIPDWLLVQQELRPKTMTLLLLWQEYKERHEEGFYSYTHFCRQYKAWLKCQKPSMRQNHKAGEKLFVDYCGPTMNIVDASTGEYRTAQVFVAVMGASNYTYAEATYSQKLEDWVMSHARCFEFLGGVPELVIPDNLKSAVTKPCRYEPDLNPTYQQLATHYNTVIVPARPYKPKDKAKAEVGVQIVERWIMARLRNESFFSLRQLNLKIQKLLVDLNQRKMKKHPGSRLSQFESIDKPALKPLPTQAYSYTLVKQVSVHIDYHVEVEKHYYSVPHTLIKQKLEAHATGQLVTLYHQGVQVAVHPRSHREGAHTTLDLHMPIAHQKQQQWTPQRFERWAAKFGGSTEQFVMQLMQAKKHPEQSYRACMGLLSLGKKFTDQRLEAACHRALATGVTRVKQVKNILEKGLDKQPLPQAQGDLLQDIDHKNIRGNNYYH
- the istB gene encoding IS21-like element ISShfr5 family helper ATPase IstB, yielding MQNINQQVNNQLSNLKLSGIRDALLQQYEQPNLYVEQSFEERLSLLLEHEITQRDQRKIDRLTRQAKFRVGGTLAQLNYGAARQLDKTQIRSLAQGEWLRLHQNILITGATGCGKTYLACALGQNHCQQGSSVYYFRLKELLEKMFLAQADGSYRKLINKLSSANLLILDDWGLEPLTAQQRSDLLELIDARYDTKSTLIASQLPIENWYEMIGESTHADAILDRLVHGAIKLELKGESMRKKLNSLTDGDHSS